The Oncorhynchus keta strain PuntledgeMale-10-30-2019 chromosome 28, Oket_V2, whole genome shotgun sequence DNA segment GCTCCCTTGTCCCATGTACTCAGTAACAATATAGATGGGTTCTTCAGACACCACAGCATAGAGCTGGACAAGCTTCTCATGTCTCAGCTTCTTCATGACCTGAGCCTCCTGGAGGAAGGCCTCGGGGGACATGGTACCGGTCTTCAGGGTCTTGATTGCTACCCGCGTCGTACCATTCCACGTGCCTTCACAGACAAAGGTTACACAGTTATGTCGTTGTAGTTCCAATTGTCATCAGatcatgtttttttaaataatgccAACTGCAAAGGAAAATGTTTTGATGCAATGATAAATGCACTCTATAGACATGAGGTCCTCAACATGGCAATACCCCCTGCTTTGTCAGATCAGTTTTGGGAGTCGGCTGAATATCAGGAGAATCACGCTGATTCCTACAGTAGCTGATTAAATCCCAAAGACAGTAGTGATAGTGGAGAGAGACTGTCTTACCCATCCAGACCTCTCCGAAGCATCCCTGTCCCAGTTTGAGGTCGAGGCGGAGGGAGTCCCTGGGGATCTCCCAGGCATCGCGTGCTAGGCCCTGGGTCTGAGGCTTCAGTACAGGACACACCTCGGTCAGACAGTGGCACAGTCCGTCTGCATGCtctgagaggaagggaaggaaacATGGTGAGCTTCAATATCATCTTCTGGTAGTGTTACTGTTAGTTGTTCTTCACACATGTACAGCAGTAGAGTTTCCATTTTCTATTTTAATTTAGAAAGAATGACTCACTGTGGTAGTGTGCGACAAGCTGCTGTAGGTTGTTAAACTGAGTGCGTGAGGTGATGTAGAACCCTCCACTGTCCAGCTTCCTGATCTTGTAATGTTTCACGTTCAGCCCTTTAGTGTTGTCATAGTCCAAGACTGACAGACAGTAGGCACCTGGGGAGGGGTACATAAGAGAGGAAATCAGTAAAGAAAGCAAGATAACCTTGGAGTGGAAATATTGCTTCCTCCTTTATTTTTCATTCCATTAGCTGATGCCTTAGGCGACTTCTAGTCTTCCTGAGTTCCAAAGGAAGAGTAGTTTGAATGGGTCCTTTTGTGTTGATAAGTTCCTTTCCCTTGTGACAAGTCCCACAAAAACTAAGCAGTAGCCAGTCTCTCACCAGAGGGCAGCACCAGCCCAGTGAGCCAGCCTGATGATTGAACTCAAAGCCTGGGaattctcccctccttccctctctgtttgaACTAGGCGGTAGGGCTTGTGGTTATCGAACAGAGCCATCATGATTCCTTATTCTACATGTTATCAcgaggcatgtttgttctacataacatatttctatctgaacacTTGTTCCCCTCCGTTTTTCCCTGCTGAACACGCCCCTGGGTCTACAATGACCTACTTTTGTCCCACTCAGTCACCGAGGCCTCCCCACTGCTCCCACTCAGCTACCAGCAGGGtatccccccctttcccttttTACCCTCCCTCTCTACGTTGAGCTTggccacgcacgcacacagaccaTGGAGAGTGTGTAATATTACCATGGCAGTGCAGTATCAGAGGCATCACATCTAACCTTTCCCCAGTTGCCCTAATGCTTCACTGTCTAAAACAGCATTCATCTAACAAACAGCACAGCAAGGCACAAGAACTAGAACAGTGAGGAACAATGTCTTATCAGACAGTGCACTGTTTTTTCATTTGTCAATTTTAAATTAAGATGTGCTTCCCCAATCTCTATTCTGATCTTACAAATCCGTTTTTTATTGATAAAAAAAGCTGCAAACAGCTACTTCAAAAGAACATGTTTACACAGCTACACCGCTTCATCCCAAGAAAAAGGACAATGCCAATGGGCCGGCATTCTAGTGTGGTCTTAATTGTCAGTAGAGACGCTTTGTGATGTGTTTCCACTGGAGATGCTAGCCTTAGACACTCACCTTTGgtggtctcgctctctctcaccaaGAACGTTCCTTTCCTGTTCTCCAGACCCAACAAGAGCCGCTCCGAATCGCGACGTGTGATCTTCCCAAAATACCAcctagggaagagaggggagagagcacgAGACACGGGGACCAGGTTGAGAGGGGAAAAGGTGTGTctttgtgagagagagggagagagaaccgcCCGTGCTGGTTTCTGAAAATAAGTGACTTGTAAACTCCTTCTGTGCATGCCCCAATCAAATAAATATTGCATTCTGATTACTGCCCCTTACCTGGAAGCCATAGGCAATCTGAGATGACTGGTAGGATAAAGGTAAGAAATGGAATCATTACACAGTTTGTTTGTGTTATTGTAATGTGTGTCTATGCACGTCAGCTTGTACAGTATGTACGCCTTCAAGGTGCATTCAATTTTCAATTAAatacatagagagagaagaaaaggccGGAAGGATAAatagataagagagagagagggagggatttaCTCTTCTGCCTGGATGGAGTCGGAGGGAGCCACATAATTGCTGGGGATGTAACCGCTTTCTCCCGTAGTCAGAGATCGAGCCAGCCACCAGTCCCCTTCTCTGTGGAGACAAGGATAACAGAATATCACTGACGTTCTACTTTACACAGAGGGATTCTACTTCGCTTGGAGTGATTCTAAAGAAAAAACGAACACACATTCCTCATGAGTAGACTCAACAACAAGGAGGAGATTATTTACAATATCCATAGATTACAGGGCGGTTTCCAGGACTGGTCCTAGGAAATCAGCCCTACAACTACTAGGAATACTAATGGAATGGATCCACAAGGGATTCAAACACCAAAGTGCACTGCGACACAATTAACCAAATGCAGTGAAGTTATCATCATGTGAACCAGCTACTATGATGCGTTAGTGACAtgaacacactgagacacaaacacacacagtacattcacaacgggacacacacacacagtacatttaCATGAAGGACACACAAAGACAACAGAAGAATCACTAACCTGCTGTTCAACTTTCTCCTAAATACAATTATGAAGGTATGCGATGGAGAAATAGtttggggagatagagaggagatgcgAAAGGGGTGGGTTGGGTTTAAAAAAAGAGACAGAAAGCGTGTTAGCAAAGTCGATTTGTAGAGATACAGTGAACAGAACAGAAGAATCATTACAACAGTAgttatccaccacaccctcatcCCAACACTACAACGGAAGATATAGGCCTAGCTCACCATTAAACCAGAAGTTGGTCTAAAGCTTTCACATCAAAGCAGGGTTTTCATTGATTTTATAGACAGAAGAGATTAAAAGCAGCGATATTTAAAAAACAGAGAACAGAAGAGGTGATTTGAAGCACAAAAATGTGGTGTAGACCTAATATCAATTTCAAGAAAGCCTAATGATCCATATCAAGTGTAGAAATCATAACATTTTACATTGACAtattagtaatttagcagacgctcttgtccagagtgACTTTAAGGAGCAATTAgcgttaagtgccttgctcaagggcacgtcaacCAATTTCGAACCaccgacctttcagttactggctcttaaccgctaggctacctgccgcccctaagcTACCGAAAACTAAGACAATGGGTTTGGGTCATAAATAAGAAATAATAATGAAACATTATCTATGTTTTTATCATCTCGGAGGGGTTCACTAGTTTTATGTGTTTGACCTGGGTAACACTGtaggtcctgtgtggctcagttgctAGAGCATGTTGCTTGCAACGCCAAGGTTgcttgattcccacgggggaccagttcgaaaaataattacaatgcacgcgctcactactgtaagtcgctatAGAtatgagcgtctgctaaatgacaaataaTATAAAAATGTAAACACTAAGAGTAAAGATGCATCAGCTTCAGTggtgaatattattattattataataacaacaacaaactaTCATTACATTGTCCTCAGCTCAGGCCTTCTAGGTCAACACTTGTTATAGCTGCAGTATTGGGGGCTCACTAGAATAATAGTCCACTGCACTTCTATTCATCAGAGACGCATCACAGACTGACTCCCTGTTATTGGGTTACATTATCAGAATGAATGAACAGTCATTTTCATAATTTGAACAAGTACATTTTAGTTATTAAGCAGAAACTCTTATCAAGcaatcagtgcattcaactaaggtaaaacaaaaaaaagggGCTAGTTGCAACAAAATACATATCAGCCTCCAAGTAGAAGCACCAGTGAGACATACAGCTGTGCTTTTGTGAATGAGAAAAAAGTACATCTACAACAAAACTCTGTCAGCTCACACAAAACAGATCCTTATGAAGGGAGTCTGTTCCTATGGTTACGGGCTGTACAGAGGGGGGACTGACACGCGGTTTGGGGGCAGAACAGCCAGCCAGCGCAGTGAGAGAGCAGTCATGCAGAGTACAGTGTGTGTATACAATGGGTGGATCGAATCCTGAATGTTGATTGGTTAAAAgggcattccagccggtgtctattccacaagttaccacctgCTAAATCTATGAAGTTAAAAttacgttaaaatgcctatttactctgttccatctgactgcgcaatccacagtctcatcagcccagccaggcaatttataaacttgatctccactataaaaagcatctagacatcatctcacatttcttttatactaaatcaaatcaaagcttatttgtcacgtgcaccttacagtaaaatgcttacttacaggctctaaccaatagtgcaaaaaaggtattaggtgaacaataggtaggtaaagaaataaaacaacagtaaaaagacaggctatatacagtagcgaggctataaaagtagcgaggctacatacagacaccggttagtcaggctgattgaggtagtatgtacatgtagatctggttaaagtgactatgcatatatgatgagcAGAGaatagcagtagcgtaaaagaggggttggcgggtggtgggacacaatgcagatagcccggttagccaatgtgcgggagcactggttggtcggcccaattgaggtagtatgtacaagaatgtatagttaaagtgacgatgcatatatgattaacagagagtagcagcagcgtaaaaagagggggcacacaatgcaaatagtccgggcagccatttgattacctgtttgggattcttatggcttgggggtaaaaactgttgagaagcctttttgtcctagacttggcactccggtaacatttagttttcaacagaggagacttgtataaaccttgctgtccgTCTCTacaacatttgcaacattgtttcaatattcaaatttgatCTCCAGCTGTCGCATAGTAATGAACGTGATGAGATAGACATGCAGGCAGCGTTTTGAAGTGCAGtaagtttgcagtctttccagcttcagtttgctgtattgttggctagctcctctcaACAACAATGTCCTGacaagagagcacattttctatgccaggtgaaatcacacctcattagctcattgttatggatgtctccaaataaatgtcactagaaaacagcttaaacaaatgcaaatgcaactactgttgttattctggctgcactgttcgacgtgactgtaagttagccgtagttggctaacTAGCAAGCAATGGATAAGAATGTTGTCAGCCATTATGGCaatagaacatttagaacaaacaactgggtcgcgtccagatacagaacaaaaagacttaatgTATCTGTCAACCGAATGGATGGAAGGAAGAATAACCAGCCGGCtggggtagcaaccctagatgtgtcgggactatatcttgtggaaagatgaaatagtatgaataaattataacttttaatgaaaatatgtcaatcattatttgaatatgttggtaaactgttgtataaaagtgataatgcccttgaAGCTAGTGTTTAGAGTATATATTGGCACGgttccaatatatcctccaaacaccagcttaactctatttcttaaactgcattgttggttaagggcttgtatgtaagcatcTTACGGAAagggctacacctgttgtattcagcgcatgtaaAAAATACAGTTTGATATGCGTCTATCCATGTAGGTGTGACATTATCCtcatcccagtgtgtgtgtgttgtctcacgTGTTGTTTACTATCTGTAGCCGCTCGCCCTTCCTGAaagacagatcagaggcagtgcgAGACTCGTAGTCATACAGCGCCACGAACGTCGTCACTCCTCCTGTgggggagagagcagacagacacttATCTCAAGAGAGAGGGTCATGAAATATTAAGTGATATAGCAATACCATGTTTAAAAATACACCATATGTACAATTCAGATATCCCCGAGTAAACTGTGTTTCAAATTGTACTAAATAAGATTTGCATATACTAGTCAGAAGCATCAAATATATGGCATCCAATGGAGCTTGAGACGTTTTATATAATAATCATTCCTTTAATGACATTAATAATGTATTTCTATGTTAATAATGTATTTCTATGCCATACAAGGTTATTAGTGGGGTATCTGGGCCCTAGTGTCTTACCTGCAAGTGTCCCTCTGTTAGGAGACGTGACGCTACTGGTGGACTCTGCACCCCCAAACAGGGCCAGCTCCGGGGTATTGGTCAGGGGCTGAGTGGGCTGGCGTGTCCCGTCCACTGCAGGGTTCCGATTGGATGTGAGGGTGTGCTGGGCAGGGCTGAAGTTGAGGCTACCAGCCCCTCCTCCCGAGCTGACGTCTTTGGGCTTGCTTTTGGTTCCCCCCATGGCCTAGACCTATAAGACCAACAGACAGACGAATGAGCTTCAGCaattcaataaaaaaatatatactaaaAGTGTCTATTGAAAAATGAAACAGAGTTCGCTAGGCTTAGAATAGCTACAGTATTTTTTGCAAACTACCCTCTCACACTAGGCCTCCCCTCCTAGGCAGCTTAGCCGAGGGCATGGCCAAGAGAGGAAACTGAAGTACATGTGAAGTCATACAGTTGCTATGTTCTAACCAGAGCAATACAGTATCATGTGCAGTAATAATAcatgctaaacctaagcttccctAAGGATGGGCTTGTAGCTGCCACTCCTTAGCTACCACATAGGAATCCATGGCTGAGACCCTGCCCCACTCccatcctccaccctcctctgtccCACTCCCATCCTCCACCCTCCTGTCCCACTCCCATCATCCACCTTCCTGTCCCACTCCCATCCTCCACCTTCCTGTCCCACCCCCATCCTCCTTATACCTGTCCCACTCCCATCCTCCACCCTCCTGTCCCACCCCATCCTCCAATCCACCTGTCCCACCCCAATCCTCCATTTACCTGTCCCACCCCCATCCTCATGTCCCATCCTCCATATACCTGTCCCACCCCATCCTCCACCCTCCTGTCCTACTCCCATCCTCCACCCTCCTGTCCCACCCCATCCTCCTCATACCTGTCCCACCCCATCCTCCTTATACCTGTCCCACCCCATCCTCCAAACTACCTGTCCCACCCCAATCCTCCATTTACCTGTCCCACCCCCATCCTCCACACACATGTCCCATCCTCCAACCACCTGTCCCCTTCCCATCCTCCATATACCTGTCCCCTTCCCATCCTCCATATACCTGTCCTGTCCCACCCCCATATACCTGTCCCACACCCATATCCCTGTCCCACACCACCCACCTGTCCCACACCACCCACCTGTCCCACACTATCTACCTGTCCCACACCATCCACCCCCACCATCCACAGCAAACAGAGATGTTTCTTCCCCCCCAAGAGATatgattgaaaatgaaatgcatgACATGGTGTTACAGATATGACAATGGTCAAGAGCATGCTAGGTGAGCAAAAACTCAGCTACtaaagtacagtgccttcaggaagtattcagaccccttgactttttccacattttgttaggttacagccttattctaaaattgataaaatcgTTCCCgcccacacagcatgatgctgctaccaccatggttcactgtagggatggtgccaggtttcctccagacatgaggCTTGGCATTTGGGTCAAATAGTTGAgaattggtttcatcagaccagagaatggtCAGAGTctgtaggtgccttttgacaaaccccagatctgtgcctcgacacaatcccatctctgagctctatggacaattccttcgacctcattgcttggcttttgctctgacatgtaatgtcaactgtgggaccttatatagacgtgtgtgcgcctttccaaatgatgtccaatcaattgaatttaccacaggtggactccaagttgtagaaacatctcaaggatgatcaataaaagcaggatgcacctgagatgaatttcgagtctcatagcaaagggtctgaataagcTATCGGTTTTTttcttgtcattatggggcatttcTTTTCATTATGTAGAtttgaggatttttatttaatacattttagaataaggctgtaacctaacaaaacgtggaaaaagtcaaggggtctgaatactttcccaaggcactgtatatatggaCATGGCTGTGTAGGCCATCATGGCTGTCATCATAGCATTGTGCCACTGTGTGGCCTTCAGTATTCAGTGGCAGAGCACACATTGTTCTCTGCCATCGTGGTTTTGCAATGGCACTACAACACTAGTCGATGGTACAGGGTGCAGTCCTCGATAGCTTATTAATGAGTCAGGATCAATAGACTCCCTCCCAGTCAGATCAAAGGGCTGGTTGTACAGTACGATACCCAACCTAACCCCTTATTCACACCCTCCTACCACCCAGTGAATAGTGTGACCTGGTGCTGTGTCATCGCTCGAGCTTATTTGCTCCAGAGGAATGATGTGATCATGTTGCCCGAGGTGACTAAGTCCATCTGGCCATGCGGCTACATATGGGCTCATAAACATAAAAGGCAAGAGTTCAATTGAGCATAAATATTTACATGTTGCTGAATCAGTGTGCATATGTACAGTAGCAGCTGTACACAAAACAGTTCTCTTGAGataaagatgttctcaatgaGAATAACCTGGATTAATAAAGTAGATGTTCTCAATGACAAGAGTATACCAATGACAACTGAGGAGTGTTTACACTATTTAACACACAATTAAAGGGATACATCAGGATTTCGGAAAAATACCCATTCAGATGAACTCGTAGATACCATATTTATGTCTCTGTATcaagtatgaaggaagttagcaTTAGCTTGAGAAGCTGCCTCTAACTAgcgttagtgcaatgactggaagtcccTGGGTATCTGCttgcaacttccttcaaactccacgcagagacataaaaatgttaTCCACTAATTCATctaactctggggaagtagatagtCATTGCCAAAATACAGAAGTTTCCCAAAGTAAGGTGCTAAGATCACTTGAAGACTCTAgctctctactcctcctcagcATCCTGCCTGTATTCTTagagactccagttataaacacaTGAAGCATTTCAGTCTTCTCTAATCACAGTTTAGTGCACAAAATCATTACACCAGGATCATTTAGGGACCCAACCCTACTACTGTCATGGATGGATATAGGCCTAGCAGTAGGGTTTTGCTACAGATAGATACTAAtttggagaggagaggcagggccaGCGATGTTTTTTTCAAAGTCCTAGCAGTAGTCACCTAAACTAGAAAGTGTCATGTTGACTAGTAATAAGGTAATTACTGGTAGCGTTTTTTTGTGTTGCTTTTGCTTGTCAGCTATTTCTTTGACCTAGAACAGACATCTCTATGGTTATGGTAGCAGTAGGTGGGCTAATGAGCCCTGTTACCAgggcctttatttaactaggcaagtcagttaagaacaaattcatttacaatgacggcctaggaacggtgggttaactgccttgttcaggggccgaacgacagatttttaccttgtcagcttggggattcgatcttgcaacctggcccaaagctctaaccactaggctacctgccactcctaGTGATATTCATTACTAGTACTATTCATACTAATGAGACTACAGCGTCATGAGTCATGGAATGTGAAATGAAGGTTATTGGTCAGCCAAATGACCTCGGGGGTCACCGtaataaccttttttttttttacagcagaAACGGACTTAACCGCATGAATGCCCAGCCCCCCGGTCTTCAGCCAGCTGTTCGTGCCACACAGTTTTTATTTTTAGACGGCCTTCATCTGTAACCGCCGGTTACACGGTTATTGTGCCAGCCCTACTACAGCTACTTTCAATTTTGTGGATCTAACTATGGAGTCAGTCAGTTAGTGTGGTACTGGTCTCATTCAACAGACCGACATATGTCTTACTGGAAGCCTGCTAAGCTAAAGCAAGAAAGCAAggctgagacagagacagcaaggctgagacagagacagcaaggctgagacagagacagcaaggcTGAGACAAAGACAGCAAGGCTGAGACAGTAGTGTCTAGATCTTTTAGATACTGTGTACTAAGGAAATCATACCAGTTGAATAGTTATGTAATGAGTGATGTACTACAGTTCTTTTTAGAtgtaccaagtctggaaccaacaggaccacgaacagcttctacctccaagctattagactgctaaatagttagttcaATAATTAACCAATAGTTACATTGAATATCTCCATTTatcctttttgcactaactctcacatttacatttgacattttagtcatttaacagatgctcttatccagaacaacttacagtagtgattacattttcattttttttttctgtacttttgactcatcacatatgctgctgttactgtttattatctatcccatCACTTTATtcacacctacagttgaagtcggaagtttacatacaacttagccaaatacatttaaactgagtttttcacaattcctgacatttaattctagtaaaaattgtcttaggtcagttaggatcaccactttattttaagaatgtgaaatgtcagaataatagtagagagaatgatttatttcagcttttatttatttcatcacattcccagtggatcagaagtttacatacactaattagtatttggtagcattgcctttaaatgttttaacttgggtcaaacgtttcgggtagccttccacaagcttcccacaatatgttgggtgaattttggcccattccttctgacggagctggtgtaactgagtcaggtttgtagacctccttgctcgcacgcgctttttcagttctgaccacaaattttctataggtttaagctcagggctttgtgatggactttgttgtccataagtCATTTTGCTACaaccttggaagtatgcttggggtcattgtccatttggaagactgatttgcgaccaagctttaacttcctgactgatgtcttgagatgttgcttcaatatatgcaaATAATTTTCCTGCCTTATGATGCCATCttatttgtgaagtgcaccagtccctcctgcagcaagcacccccacaacatgatgctgccacccctgtgcttcacggttgggatggtgttcttcggcttgcaagcctccagcttttcctccaaacataacgatggtcattatggccaaacagttgtatttttgtttcatcagaccagacaacaTTTCTCAAAAAtcttttgtccccatgtgcagttgcaaaccgtagtttggcttttttatggcggttttggagcattcttctttgctgagcagcctttcatgttatgtcgatatggactcgttttactgtggatatagatacttttgcaattgtttcctccagcatcttcacaaggtccttcgcggttgttctgggattgatttgcacttttcgcaccaaagtacgttcatctcgaggagacagaatgagtctccttcctgagcggtatgatggctgtgtggtcccatggtgtttatacttgtggtactattgtttgtacagatgaatgtggtaccttcaggcgtttggagatttctccagacttgtggaggtctacaatttttttctctgaggtcttggctgatttcttttgattttcatgatgatgtcaagcaaagaggcactgagtttgatggtaggccttgaaatacatccacaggtacacatccaattgactcaaatgatgtcaattagcctatcagaagcttcaaaagccatgacatcattttctggagttttccaagctgtttaaaggcacagtcaacttggtgaatgtaaacttctgacccactggaattgtgaaacagtgaattaaaagtgaaataatctgtctgtaaacaattgttggaaaaattacttgtgtcatgcacaacaaGGCTGAGACAACAAGGCTGAGACAACAAGGCTGAGACAACAAGGCTAGGCTAACGCTTCGAACACACCAATAGCATCAATGCGCAAAATAGTACGAAGCATCATCATATGTacgcaacaaaagttcaacattcacttTCTGCTACCATTTCGGTCAAGCAGTCTACACATACATTTTGACACATACGTTTGATAAATCCAACGTAATCACCATACAGAACGCACTGCCTCTGCaatgcaatgctgcaaggcaTATGCAGCGTTTCAATGGAAATTAATGTAATTCTGGAGTACCAAAATGCAATGATGCTGTTGGTGTGATCGAAGCGTAAGACAGCAAGGCTGAGACAGCAAGGCTGAGACAGCCAGGCTGAGACAGCAAGGCTGAGACAGCAAGGCTGAGACAGCAAGGCTGAGACAGCAAGGCTGAGACAGCAAGGCTGAGACAGCAAGGCTGAGACAGCAAGGCTGAGACAGCAAGGCTGAGACAGCAAGGCTGAGACAGCAAGGCTGAGACAGCAAGGCTGAGACAGCAAGGCTCAGAGAGTTGCAATGTACTGAAGACATGATGGAAAATGAGACAGCAAGGCTGAGACCCATCTCTCAATTTGCTGAGACATCCAGGCTGTTGGAGGACAGCAACCTGGCAGACAGCAGGGATGAGATGGAGCCCCGGCTGAGACAGCAAGGCTCTTGCTGCTTATCAAACAGGCTGAGGAGATTCCTATGGATGATGACAGCAAGGCTGagacacaaacacccacacagacactttTCATGAGGGAGAAAAGCTGAGACCAGCAAGGCTGAGACAGCAGCCGGCTGGACGGCTAGgctgagagggagggggcaggctGAGAGAGGGGTCAAGAGGATAGAGACAGTCCCCCAAGGCTGTACAACAGGATAGTTCTGTAAACAGCTGACAGTCTGGTCAGGTTAGAGAGCACACTCAGGCAGACACAAAGAGGACGGGTGGCACAGCAAGCTGGTCTTTGTGTCTTTATGTGTCTCATCCACTAGAATGGTTGCACGGTTAATGACACATTTCCTGGAAAATCTCATCCATCAAATAAACCCTCCATATTTCACCCATCTGGCACTTTTATGGTGGAGTTCATCCATGCTTCACGTCTGTTGGAGGACACACACCTGGCAGGCAGCCAGGAGATTGGAGATGGAGGCCCCGGAGTTTGGAGACGGAGGCCCCCAGCCTCTTGCTGCTTATCAAACAGCTGAGGAGATT contains these protein-coding regions:
- the LOC118360730 gene encoding proto-oncogene tyrosine-protein kinase Src isoform X2: MGGTKSKPKDVSSGGGAGSLNFSPAQHTLTSNRNPAVDGTRQPTQPLTNTPELALFGGAESTSSVTSPNRGTLAGGVTTFVALYDYESRTASDLSFRKGERLQIVNNTEGDWWLARSLTTGESGYIPSNYVAPSDSIQAEDHLRLPMASRWYFGKITRRDSERLLLGLENRKGTFLVRESETTKGAYCLSVLDYDNTKGLNVKHYKIRKLDSGGFYITSRTQFNNLQQLVAHYHKHADGLCHCLTEVCPVLKPQTQGLARDAWEIPRDSLRLDLKLGQGCFGEVWMGTWNGTTRVAIKTLKTGTMSPEAFLQEAQVMKKLRHEKLVQLYAVVSEEPIYIVTEYMGQGSLLDFLKGDMGKMLRLPQLVDMASQIASGMAYVERMNYVHRDLRAANILVGDNMVCKVADFGLARLIEDNEYTARQGAKFPIKWTAPEAALYGRFTIKSDVWSFGVLLTELATKGRVPYPGMVNREVLDQVERGYRMPCPAECPESLHDLMLTCWRKDAEERPTFEYLQGFLEDYFTSTEPQYQPGENL
- the LOC118360730 gene encoding proto-oncogene tyrosine-protein kinase Src isoform X1; the encoded protein is MGGTKSKPKDVSSGGGAGSLNFSPAQHTLTSNRNPAVDGTRQPTQPLTNTPELALFGGAESTSSVTSPNRGTLAGGVTTFVALYDYESRTASDLSFRKGERLQIVNNTRKLNSREGDWWLARSLTTGESGYIPSNYVAPSDSIQAEDHLRLPMASRWYFGKITRRDSERLLLGLENRKGTFLVRESETTKGAYCLSVLDYDNTKGLNVKHYKIRKLDSGGFYITSRTQFNNLQQLVAHYHKHADGLCHCLTEVCPVLKPQTQGLARDAWEIPRDSLRLDLKLGQGCFGEVWMGTWNGTTRVAIKTLKTGTMSPEAFLQEAQVMKKLRHEKLVQLYAVVSEEPIYIVTEYMGQGSLLDFLKGDMGKMLRLPQLVDMASQIASGMAYVERMNYVHRDLRAANILVGDNMVCKVADFGLARLIEDNEYTARQGAKFPIKWTAPEAALYGRFTIKSDVWSFGVLLTELATKGRVPYPGMVNREVLDQVERGYRMPCPAECPESLHDLMLTCWRKDAEERPTFEYLQGFLEDYFTSTEPQYQPGENL
- the LOC118360730 gene encoding proto-oncogene tyrosine-protein kinase Src isoform X4, producing MGGTKSKPKDVSSGGGAGSLNFSPAQHTLTSNRNPAVDGTRQPTQPLTNTPELALFGGAESTSSVTSPNRGTLAGGVTTFVALYDYESRTASDLSFRKGERLQIVNNTEGDWWLARSLTTGESGYIPSNYVAPSDSIQAEEWYFGKITRRDSERLLLGLENRKGTFLVRESETTKGAYCLSVLDYDNTKGLNVKHYKIRKLDSGGFYITSRTQFNNLQQLVAHYHKHADGLCHCLTEVCPVLKPQTQGLARDAWEIPRDSLRLDLKLGQGCFGEVWMGTWNGTTRVAIKTLKTGTMSPEAFLQEAQVMKKLRHEKLVQLYAVVSEEPIYIVTEYMGQGSLLDFLKGDMGKMLRLPQLVDMASQIASGMAYVERMNYVHRDLRAANILVGDNMVCKVADFGLARLIEDNEYTARQGAKFPIKWTAPEAALYGRFTIKSDVWSFGVLLTELATKGRVPYPGMVNREVLDQVERGYRMPCPAECPESLHDLMLTCWRKDAEERPTFEYLQGFLEDYFTSTEPQYQPGENL
- the LOC118360730 gene encoding proto-oncogene tyrosine-protein kinase Src isoform X3: MGGTKSKPKDVSSGGGAGSLNFSPAQHTLTSNRNPAVDGTRQPTQPLTNTPELALFGGAESTSSVTSPNRGTLAGGVTTFVALYDYESRTASDLSFRKGERLQIVNNTRKLNSREGDWWLARSLTTGESGYIPSNYVAPSDSIQAEEWYFGKITRRDSERLLLGLENRKGTFLVRESETTKGAYCLSVLDYDNTKGLNVKHYKIRKLDSGGFYITSRTQFNNLQQLVAHYHKHADGLCHCLTEVCPVLKPQTQGLARDAWEIPRDSLRLDLKLGQGCFGEVWMGTWNGTTRVAIKTLKTGTMSPEAFLQEAQVMKKLRHEKLVQLYAVVSEEPIYIVTEYMGQGSLLDFLKGDMGKMLRLPQLVDMASQIASGMAYVERMNYVHRDLRAANILVGDNMVCKVADFGLARLIEDNEYTARQGAKFPIKWTAPEAALYGRFTIKSDVWSFGVLLTELATKGRVPYPGMVNREVLDQVERGYRMPCPAECPESLHDLMLTCWRKDAEERPTFEYLQGFLEDYFTSTEPQYQPGENL